In a single window of the Streptomyces cinnabarinus genome:
- a CDS encoding phosphatase PAP2 family protein, giving the protein MPSTAGNRSHAPVSEVALNRRGFLRTSLGASAGVLAAPTFVTWLAAADAKAAAGAAAFVDDYRTNVVANLTPETNAVVRILGGFAEVWRTGDAWNTGTPLLPEVLRANVRHCVRVTTTRTEEQAKQAFVVDRQHQSYAMIAALGPLADLYRTGAKAVTSITGAPDGTPATTVSDAVPADAPAGSALGAGSQSSELGKVAQLVDTVRGPFASGNPAKFAYQYPRPWRMNENSEIVDTGRKDELGYPVYDSEVVVAPQLLRQRSTNPAEDGGFPSGHTNALHLAGLAFAYAVPERFQELVTHAFALADTRIVAGMHSPVDVIGGRVMATALAAAALADPSNAELKAAARAQALAYFQARTGGEELHAYAHSAGADTDPYADRESNARSVRPRLTYILPRRGRDLPLTVPKGAEVLLETRLPYLDAAQRRAVLRSTALPSGYVLLDGFEQWGRLDLFAAADGYGAFDTDVTVTLDAAAGGFHAADSWRNDIVGDGSLTKRGTGTLTLTGGNRYAGTVVEGGALVAASSRALGRGDVRVAAGATLRVASTTRVEGGYVQDSGTLETTLRAGRGPALWVKRRARLERGGVLALHLDAERPPAVGSTVPVLHAAALRGRFDRIELNSDRLRAVPVYTAEGLSVRLLKR; this is encoded by the coding sequence ATGCCGTCCACCGCCGGGAACCGGTCGCACGCGCCGGTCAGTGAAGTCGCCCTGAACCGAAGGGGTTTCCTCAGGACCTCCCTGGGCGCCTCGGCCGGGGTGCTGGCCGCCCCCACCTTCGTGACCTGGCTGGCCGCCGCGGACGCCAAGGCCGCCGCCGGTGCCGCCGCGTTCGTCGACGACTACCGGACCAACGTCGTCGCGAACCTCACCCCGGAGACCAACGCGGTGGTCCGGATCCTCGGCGGCTTCGCCGAGGTGTGGCGGACCGGCGACGCCTGGAACACCGGCACCCCGCTGCTGCCGGAGGTGCTGCGCGCCAACGTCCGCCACTGCGTGCGCGTCACGACCACGCGGACCGAGGAGCAGGCGAAGCAGGCGTTCGTCGTCGACCGCCAGCACCAGAGCTACGCGATGATCGCCGCGCTGGGCCCGCTCGCCGACCTGTACCGGACCGGCGCCAAGGCGGTCACCTCGATCACCGGCGCTCCCGACGGCACCCCGGCCACCACCGTCAGCGACGCCGTGCCCGCCGACGCCCCGGCCGGATCGGCCCTCGGCGCGGGCTCGCAGAGCTCGGAGCTGGGCAAGGTGGCCCAGTTGGTGGACACCGTGCGCGGCCCGTTCGCCTCCGGCAATCCGGCCAAGTTCGCCTACCAGTACCCGCGTCCGTGGCGGATGAACGAGAACAGCGAGATCGTCGACACCGGCCGCAAGGACGAGCTCGGCTACCCGGTGTACGACTCCGAGGTCGTGGTCGCCCCGCAGCTGCTGCGCCAGCGCAGCACCAACCCGGCCGAGGACGGCGGCTTCCCCAGCGGCCACACCAACGCCCTGCACCTGGCCGGTCTGGCGTTCGCGTACGCCGTCCCCGAGCGCTTCCAGGAGCTGGTCACGCACGCCTTCGCGCTGGCCGACACCCGGATCGTGGCCGGTATGCACTCCCCCGTCGATGTCATCGGCGGCCGGGTGATGGCGACGGCGCTCGCGGCGGCCGCCCTCGCCGACCCCTCGAACGCGGAGCTGAAGGCCGCGGCCCGCGCCCAGGCGCTGGCCTACTTCCAGGCACGGACCGGCGGGGAGGAGCTCCACGCCTACGCCCACTCGGCCGGCGCCGACACCGACCCGTACGCCGACCGGGAGTCCAACGCCCGCTCCGTACGCCCGCGTCTGACGTACATCCTTCCGCGGCGCGGCCGTGACCTCCCGCTGACCGTGCCGAAGGGCGCCGAGGTGCTGCTGGAGACGCGGCTGCCCTATCTGGACGCGGCGCAGCGGCGCGCGGTGCTTCGCAGCACCGCGCTGCCCTCCGGGTACGTCCTGCTCGACGGCTTCGAGCAGTGGGGACGGCTGGACCTGTTCGCCGCGGCGGACGGCTACGGCGCCTTCGACACCGACGTCACGGTCACGCTGGACGCGGCGGCGGGCGGCTTCCACGCGGCCGACAGCTGGCGCAACGACATCGTCGGCGACGGCTCCCTGACCAAGCGCGGCACCGGCACGCTCACACTCACGGGCGGCAACCGCTACGCCGGCACGGTGGTGGAGGGCGGCGCCCTGGTCGCCGCCTCGTCCCGAGCCCTGGGGCGCGGGGATGTCCGGGTGGCGGCCGGCGCAACGCTGCGCGTGGCCTCCACGACGCGCGTCGAGGGCGGCTACGTCCAGGACTCCGGCACGCTGGAGACGACGCTGCGCGCCGGGCGCGGGCCCGCCCTGTGGGTGAAGCGGCGCGCCCGTCTGGAGCGGGGCGGGGTGCTCGCGCTGCACCTGGACGCCGAGCGGCCGCCGGCCGTGGGCAGCACGGTGCCGGTGCTGCACGCGGCGGCGCTGCGCGGCCGGTTCGACCGGATCGAGCTGAACTCCGACCGGCTGCGGGCCGTACCCGTGTACACGGCGGAGGGTCTGTCGGTACGACTCCTGAAGCGGTGA
- a CDS encoding ROK family transcriptional regulator, with the protein MDLSESARAVFAVLAGASAATRPRLAADAGLSKPTVSSAVAELEAVGLAAHSGTAAGATGRSAAVYRLGAAAGSVLAVDLGPDRTRVRGCALDGTLLAEGDGPRAEAAGTVRTVLAALPADAPLRTVVVAVGDVTTRDRHGTGMRPATAKAGPVYDAMAVALPPGVPVHLENNVNCAALAELHEGAALGRDTFGYLRIGVGIGLGVVIGGRVLRGANGAAGEVARLPYPWDEGREPRREALEEHIGVGSLLRRTAEAWRDADGPCPRTAEGLFALADEGHATAAAVVARHAADIGRLAAAVSAVLDPGLIVLGGAVGAHPQLLPGVRAALAELSWPTDVVSSALGDNGTVVGATRLAVARGIQTVTGGDPGRH; encoded by the coding sequence ATGGACCTGAGCGAGAGCGCGCGTGCGGTGTTCGCCGTGCTGGCCGGGGCGAGCGCCGCCACCCGTCCCCGGCTCGCGGCCGATGCGGGACTGTCGAAACCGACCGTGTCCTCCGCCGTCGCCGAGTTGGAGGCCGTCGGCCTCGCGGCGCACTCCGGCACCGCCGCCGGCGCCACCGGCCGCTCCGCCGCCGTCTACCGGCTGGGCGCCGCCGCCGGCTCCGTCCTCGCCGTCGACCTCGGCCCCGACCGGACCCGGGTGCGCGGCTGCGCCCTCGACGGCACCCTGCTCGCCGAGGGCGACGGCCCCCGGGCCGAGGCCGCCGGCACCGTCCGCACGGTCCTCGCCGCGCTGCCCGCCGACGCGCCGCTGCGCACCGTCGTCGTAGCCGTGGGCGATGTGACCACCCGCGACCGGCACGGCACCGGCATGCGGCCCGCGACCGCCAAGGCCGGACCCGTCTACGACGCCATGGCCGTCGCGCTGCCGCCGGGCGTCCCCGTCCACCTGGAGAACAACGTCAACTGCGCGGCCCTCGCCGAACTGCACGAGGGCGCGGCGCTCGGCCGGGACACCTTCGGCTATCTGCGCATCGGCGTCGGCATCGGTCTCGGCGTCGTCATCGGCGGCCGTGTGCTGCGCGGCGCGAACGGCGCCGCCGGTGAGGTGGCGCGCCTGCCCTACCCCTGGGACGAGGGCCGCGAGCCGCGCCGCGAGGCTCTGGAGGAGCACATCGGCGTGGGGTCCCTGCTGCGGCGTACGGCCGAGGCGTGGCGGGACGCCGACGGGCCCTGTCCGCGGACCGCCGAGGGGCTCTTCGCGCTCGCCGACGAGGGGCACGCCACCGCCGCCGCGGTGGTCGCCCGGCACGCCGCCGACATCGGCCGGCTCGCCGCCGCGGTCTCCGCCGTACTGGATCCGGGCCTGATCGTGCTCGGCGGCGCCGTCGGCGCCCACCCGCAGCTCCTGCCCGGTGTCCGCGCGGCGCTCGCCGAGCTGAGCTGGCCCACCGACGTGGTCAGCAGCGCCCTCGGCGACAACGGCACCGTCGTCGGGGCCACCCGGCTCGCGGTGGCCCGCGGAATCCAAACCGTGACCGGCGGGGACCCGGGCAGGCATTGA
- a CDS encoding phospholipid carrier-dependent glycosyltransferase, translated as MASEVDTRPDVPADVPAAARARELARRPWFVPLLAVLLLVQMAVAMVTTAVRQTPTIDEPVYVGTAAVYLHEHSLRLNPEHPPLGKLVVAAGVALADPRYDASFAGDQGQVGRHLLYESGNDPWRLMLFARLPVIVLTLLFGLVVFAFARELAGPAGGLIALALYCLCPDLIAHGSLATLDVPAAGFLLTSVWLLWRARARPRLYLPLAGAALGAALATKMSTLPAVPVLMGLAAWSVWRATPAPGRGIALRRAAAGAAVLALTSVAVVWVTYLMVDPRLRWAPEQPVPVVRGLKGLAVELLPFPEAYRDGMRVQFAFENHPWQGFLFGRLYTGSLWYYLPAALLVKTPLGMLALWAAGAVTVLAVRRLRPAAPYLLVPTAVLLAAAMQGSRDFGTRYAVFVPMFLAVAAGCLPAVERGRRFKVPSVVALVALVTFVAVSSLRTYPYYLPYSNEAFGGPAKTHLRLHDAAVDWGQDLGRLADRLREERYRGERIWLVYKGSGVPSHYGIEAADPRQVPAREVHGLLVVSDTSVAKATGRLAELIDSSRPIDTVGHSITIYRR; from the coding sequence ATGGCAAGCGAAGTAGACACCCGCCCCGATGTCCCCGCGGACGTCCCCGCCGCGGCACGCGCGCGTGAACTCGCGCGCCGCCCCTGGTTCGTCCCCCTCCTCGCCGTCCTGCTGCTCGTCCAGATGGCCGTCGCGATGGTGACGACGGCCGTACGGCAGACGCCGACCATCGACGAGCCCGTGTACGTGGGCACGGCCGCCGTCTACCTCCATGAGCACAGCCTGCGCCTCAACCCCGAGCATCCCCCGCTGGGCAAGCTGGTCGTGGCGGCCGGGGTGGCGCTCGCCGATCCCCGTTACGACGCCTCGTTCGCGGGCGACCAGGGGCAGGTGGGGCGACATCTGCTGTACGAGTCGGGCAACGACCCCTGGCGGCTGATGCTGTTCGCCCGCCTGCCGGTGATCGTGCTGACCCTGCTGTTCGGTCTGGTCGTGTTCGCCTTCGCGCGCGAACTGGCCGGTCCGGCGGGCGGGTTGATCGCCCTGGCCCTGTACTGCCTGTGCCCCGACCTGATCGCGCACGGTTCGCTGGCCACGCTGGACGTGCCCGCGGCGGGCTTCCTGCTGACGTCGGTGTGGCTGCTGTGGCGGGCCCGCGCGCGCCCCCGGCTGTACCTCCCGCTCGCCGGGGCGGCGCTCGGGGCGGCCCTGGCGACGAAGATGTCCACCCTGCCCGCGGTGCCGGTCCTGATGGGCCTGGCTGCCTGGTCGGTGTGGCGGGCGACGCCGGCGCCGGGCCGCGGCATCGCGCTACGGCGGGCCGCGGCGGGCGCAGCCGTGCTGGCGCTGACCTCGGTGGCCGTCGTCTGGGTCACGTACCTGATGGTGGATCCGCGGCTGCGCTGGGCGCCGGAGCAGCCGGTGCCGGTGGTGCGCGGGCTGAAGGGCCTGGCCGTCGAGCTGTTGCCGTTCCCGGAGGCGTACCGGGACGGGATGCGCGTCCAGTTCGCCTTCGAGAACCACCCGTGGCAGGGCTTTCTGTTCGGGCGGCTCTACACCGGATCGCTCTGGTACTACCTCCCGGCCGCGCTGCTGGTGAAGACCCCGCTCGGCATGCTGGCGCTGTGGGCGGCGGGCGCCGTGACGGTGCTGGCGGTACGACGGCTGCGGCCCGCGGCGCCCTACCTCCTCGTCCCCACGGCCGTGCTGCTGGCCGCGGCCATGCAGGGCTCGCGGGATTTCGGGACGCGGTACGCGGTGTTCGTGCCGATGTTCCTGGCGGTGGCGGCGGGGTGTCTGCCGGCCGTGGAGAGAGGCCGCCGCTTCAAGGTGCCCTCGGTGGTCGCGCTGGTGGCGCTGGTGACGTTCGTGGCGGTCAGCTCGCTGCGGACGTATCCCTACTATCTGCCGTACTCCAACGAGGCGTTCGGCGGCCCCGCGAAGACGCATCTGCGGCTGCACGACGCGGCCGTGGACTGGGGCCAGGACCTCGGCCGGCTGGCGGACCGGCTGCGCGAGGAGCGGTACCGGGGCGAGCGGATCTGGCTCGTGTACAAGGGCAGCGGTGTGCCGTCGCACTACGGCATCGAGGCCGCCGATCCGCGGCAGGTGCCCGCGCGGGAGGTCCATGGGCTGCTGGTCGTGTCGGACACCTCGGTGGCCAAGGCGACCGGTCGGCTGGCCGAGTTGATCGACAGCAGCCGTCCGATCGATACGGTCGGCCACTCGATCACCATTTATCGCCGGTGA
- a CDS encoding ABC transporter substrate-binding protein gives MGHQISRRTLFRTASGLAVAGTLGSALSACGGGTGAGSTSSDLTMIWWGSDDRHAAYKKALASFQKSNPKIKIRETYSGYDGYFDKFNTNIAGGSAPDLLQMDTALVAQYARKGVLAPLDSYVGKALDLTGFSKTLLAAGTVDGKLYGVPSGIGVNQLTVNRSALEELGLELPDREWTWADLKAISTQVYKKSGGKTYGVDDGGGGTLQAFEVFAREHGETFFSDDGKKLGFTSETLQEWWEYWADMRKANASPPPAITSAAHNDLTKNAVVIGKALFTFDSGVYGAGGSITDAQLDFLPTPQGDFSGAREGNFVNGGVLLSATKASKKVADSVKIMDFFAQDETAIKDMQLLRGIPPTEKARGLIASGLTETDKLNMENADYIAQRVSKASNALPAPVPPPQGADQIWDLLFQSNLAVAFGKKSIKAQLGEFFDQASGILGG, from the coding sequence GTGGGTCACCAGATCTCGCGCAGAACCCTCTTCCGCACCGCGAGCGGCCTCGCCGTCGCCGGTACCCTCGGCAGCGCCCTGAGCGCCTGCGGCGGCGGCACCGGCGCCGGCAGCACCAGCAGCGACCTGACCATGATCTGGTGGGGCAGCGACGACCGGCACGCGGCGTACAAGAAGGCGCTGGCCTCCTTCCAGAAGTCGAACCCGAAGATCAAGATCCGGGAGACGTACTCCGGCTACGACGGGTACTTCGACAAGTTCAACACCAACATCGCCGGCGGCAGCGCCCCCGACCTGCTCCAGATGGACACCGCGCTGGTCGCCCAGTACGCGCGCAAGGGCGTGCTCGCCCCGCTCGACTCCTACGTCGGCAAGGCGCTCGACCTCACCGGCTTCTCCAAGACCCTGCTCGCCGCGGGCACCGTCGACGGCAAGCTCTACGGCGTCCCCTCCGGCATCGGCGTCAACCAGCTCACCGTCAACCGCAGCGCCCTGGAGGAGCTCGGCCTGGAGCTGCCCGACCGCGAGTGGACCTGGGCCGACCTCAAGGCGATCTCCACCCAGGTCTACAAGAAGAGCGGCGGCAAGACCTACGGCGTCGACGACGGCGGTGGCGGGACCCTCCAGGCCTTCGAGGTCTTCGCCCGCGAGCACGGCGAGACGTTCTTCTCCGACGACGGCAAGAAGCTCGGGTTCACCTCCGAGACGCTGCAGGAGTGGTGGGAGTACTGGGCGGACATGCGCAAGGCGAACGCCTCCCCGCCGCCCGCGATCACCTCCGCCGCGCACAACGACCTCACCAAGAACGCGGTCGTCATCGGCAAGGCCCTGTTCACCTTCGACTCCGGTGTCTACGGCGCGGGCGGCTCCATCACCGACGCGCAGCTGGACTTCCTGCCCACCCCGCAGGGCGACTTCTCGGGCGCCCGCGAGGGCAACTTCGTCAACGGTGGTGTGCTGCTCAGCGCGACCAAGGCGAGCAAGAAGGTCGCCGACTCGGTGAAGATCATGGACTTCTTCGCGCAGGACGAGACCGCGATCAAGGACATGCAGCTGCTGCGGGGTATCCCGCCGACGGAGAAGGCCCGCGGCCTGATCGCCTCGGGGCTGACCGAGACGGACAAGCTGAACATGGAGAACGCGGACTACATCGCGCAGCGGGTGTCCAAGGCGAGCAATGCGCTGCCGGCGCCGGTGCCGCCGCCGCAGGGGGCTGATCAGATCTGGGATCTGTTGTTCCAGTCCAATCTGGCGGTCGCCTTTGGCAAGAAGTCGATCAAGGCTCAGCTCGGGGAGTT
- a CDS encoding N-acetylglucosamine kinase, translating into MQDVSLPAPLVVGIDVGGTKTHLRAVAGPDLIADRVRASTGWRPHDPVAAAGWLAALVAESLPRGSRPAAVAVGGHACETPRQCAQIRTALQLHFDAPALVVGDAELLVPAAGLDKGVGLVAGTGSVAVGRLPDGSPLQVGGWGAVLGDEGGSAGLVREAVRAVWAAHDRGDTPDALAEGLVAAFEVAEVPALGAALESAQDVSADWGGHAPVVFAAAEAGSALARAVVAEGGRSLAGLVARLASRGVPVDDVVVAGGTILAQPALYDAFVAALTESVPHACPAPLRVPPVLGAIALSSSLL; encoded by the coding sequence GTGCAGGACGTTTCTCTTCCGGCCCCGCTCGTGGTCGGTATCGACGTGGGCGGCACCAAGACGCATCTGCGTGCGGTCGCGGGCCCGGACCTGATCGCCGACCGGGTCCGGGCCAGTACCGGCTGGCGGCCGCACGATCCGGTGGCCGCGGCCGGCTGGCTCGCCGCGCTGGTCGCCGAGTCCCTGCCGCGGGGCAGCCGCCCGGCGGCCGTGGCGGTCGGCGGACACGCCTGTGAGACCCCACGCCAGTGCGCGCAGATCCGCACCGCGCTGCAACTGCACTTCGACGCCCCGGCACTGGTCGTGGGCGACGCGGAACTGCTGGTGCCCGCCGCCGGTCTGGACAAGGGTGTCGGCCTGGTCGCGGGCACCGGTTCGGTCGCCGTCGGACGGCTGCCCGACGGCAGCCCGCTCCAGGTCGGCGGCTGGGGCGCGGTCCTCGGCGACGAGGGCGGCTCGGCCGGTCTGGTCCGGGAGGCCGTACGGGCCGTCTGGGCGGCGCACGATCGCGGCGACACCCCCGACGCGCTGGCCGAGGGACTTGTCGCCGCCTTCGAGGTTGCCGAAGTGCCCGCGCTGGGCGCCGCGTTGGAGTCCGCCCAGGATGTCTCCGCGGACTGGGGCGGTCACGCGCCGGTGGTGTTCGCGGCGGCCGAGGCCGGTTCCGCGCTCGCCCGTGCCGTGGTCGCCGAGGGCGGCCGGTCGCTGGCGGGGCTGGTGGCCCGGCTCGCCTCACGCGGGGTCCCCGTCGACGACGTGGTGGTCGCGGGCGGCACGATCCTCGCCCAACCCGCCCTGTACGACGCCTTCGTGGCCGCGCTGACGGAAAGCGTTCCCCACGCATGCCCCGCGCCCCTGCGAGTTCCACCGGTACTGGGCGCGATAGCGCTTTCTAGTTCACTTCTCTGA